In one Tachysurus fulvidraco isolate hzauxx_2018 chromosome 16, HZAU_PFXX_2.0, whole genome shotgun sequence genomic region, the following are encoded:
- the rasl11b gene encoding ras-like protein family member 11B produces MRLIQNMSTIVEFPSSECLSKRVIKIAVLGGSGVGKTALVVRFLTKRFIGDYERNAGNLYSRDVQIDGEQVAIQVQDTPGVQVNSNGPSCTEHLRRSIQWADAVVMVYSVTDSHSFDLINQLHQLVSHVYADRPTPPVILLANKADMVHVRRVEAQQGPTLGLALGYTFYEVSASEDYSQVHGAFHRLCTELAKRQVPFSTSANAASASNEKKRSPLIPRPKSPNMQDLKRRFKQVLSAKVRTVTSV; encoded by the exons ATGCGCCTCATCCAGAACATGTCTACTATAGTGGAGTTCCCCAGCTCGGAGTGCCTGTCCAAACGCGTCATTAAGATAGCCGTCCTCGGTGGCAGCGGTGTGGGCAAAACGG cGCTCGTTGTTCGTTTCCTCACCAAACGTTTCATCGGCGACTACGAGAGAAATGcag GCAACCTGTATTCCAGAGACGTCCAAATCGACGGAGAACAAGTAGCTATTCAAGTGCAGGACACACCTGGGGTCCAG GTAAACTCCAATGGCCCGAGTTGCACTGAGCACCTGAGACGCTCCATCCAGTGGGCAGACGCCGTGGTCATGGTCTACTCTGTGACAGACAGTCACAGCTTCGACCTTATTAATCAGCTCCATCAGCTAGTCAGTCACGTGTATGCTGATAGACCAACACCACCAGTTATCCTGCTGGCCAACAAGGCGGACATGGTGCACGTGAGGAGGGTGGAGGCTCAGCAGGGCCCGACGCTGGGCTTGGCACTCGGTTACACGTTCTACGAGGTGTCAGCAAGCGAAGACTACAGTCAGGTGCACGGTGCTTTCCACAGACTTTGCACAGAGCTTGCCAAAAGACAGGTGCCCTTTAGCACCAGTGCAAATGCAGCCTCAGCCAGCAATGAGAAGAAGAGGTCACCTCTTATCCCCAGGCCCAAATCCCCCAACATGCAGGACCTGAAGAGGCGCTTCAAACAGGTGCTGTCTGCCAAAGTGCGCACAGTCACCTCTGTCTGA